The following are encoded together in the Streptomyces sp. NBC_00358 genome:
- the pdxT gene encoding pyridoxal 5'-phosphate synthase glutaminase subunit PdxT, with translation MSTPVIGVLALQGDVREHLIALAAADAVARPVRRPEELAEIDGLVIPGGESTTISKLAVLFGVMEPLRARVRDGMPVYGTCAGMIMLADKILDPRSGQETIGGIDMIVRRNAFGRQNESFEAAVAVRGVEGDPVEGVFIRAPWVESVGAEAEVLAEHGGHIVAVRQGNALATSFHPELTGDHRVHGLFVDMVRANRTPASL, from the coding sequence ATGAGCACTCCTGTCATCGGTGTCCTGGCGCTCCAGGGCGACGTACGGGAGCACCTCATCGCCCTGGCCGCGGCGGACGCCGTGGCCAGGCCGGTGCGGCGCCCCGAGGAGCTCGCCGAGATCGACGGCCTGGTCATCCCGGGCGGCGAGTCCACCACCATCTCCAAGCTGGCCGTCCTCTTCGGAGTGATGGAACCGCTGCGCGCGCGTGTCCGCGACGGCATGCCCGTCTACGGCACCTGCGCCGGCATGATCATGCTCGCCGACAAGATCCTCGACCCTCGTTCGGGCCAGGAGACCATCGGTGGCATCGACATGATCGTGCGCCGCAACGCCTTCGGGCGGCAGAACGAGTCCTTCGAGGCGGCGGTGGCCGTGCGGGGTGTCGAGGGCGATCCCGTGGAGGGCGTCTTCATCCGCGCCCCCTGGGTCGAGTCCGTGGGCGCCGAGGCCGAGGTGCTCGCCGAGCACGGCGGTCACATCGTCGCCGTACGGCAGGGAAACGCGCTCGCCACGTCGTTCCACCCGGAGTTGACCGGCGACCACCGTGTTCACGGTTTGTTCGTCGACATGGTGCGCGCGAACCGGACACCGGCGTCCTTGTAG